Below is a genomic region from bacterium.
TCACCGCGGAGGAGATCGCCGCGATGGGCGCGCTTACCGTCGCCGACGCTTTGCGGGTGCTGCCGGAAGTGCTGATCCGCTCGACCGGCGGCCCGGGCTCGCTCACGACGATGAGCATCCGTGGCTCGCCCTCGACGCAGAGCCTCATTATGCTCGACGGCGTTCCGCTCAACCGGCCCGATCAGGCGAGCGTCGACCTCAGCACGTTGCCGATCCAACAGGTCGATCACATCGAGGTCCTGCGGGGACCGTTCTCCGCGATCTACGGGAGCGCGACGATCGGCGGCGTCGTCAACATCGTGACGAGGGGCCGGCCCGAATCGTCGGCGTCGGCCCGGATCGGCTCGTACGGCGAGACCAGCAACGTGCTGTCGATCGGCGGCCAGAGCGGAACCACGACCTATCTCGTGCAGGGCGTTCAGACCGGCAGTACCGGCTTCGCCCCGGACACCGACTACACCAACTCCACTGTGATGGCGAAACTCCGCTGGGCGGCGGGCGGCGGCGACCTCACGCTGACCGGCGACCGGCTCTACCACATCACCGGCTCTCCGGGTCCGGTGCCGTTTCAGGACATGTTCGCGCGTCTGTGGGACGGACGGACCCTGCTCGACCTGTCGTGGCGCACCGGCCGCGCCGACGGGCCCGGGACGCTGCTGCGCGTCTACCGCATCTACGACGACGTCAACTTTCTGAGCCCCGGCCTCGCGTTCCAGTCGGACGATGCCGCGGACTTCTGGGGCGCGCAGGCGCAGGTCGTCCTGGCCGCCGGCGGGGGGAATCTCTTGACGCTCGGCGCCGACTACGAAAACGAAGTCATCTTCCACACGGACAACGGCGGCGTGATCTTTCCCGATCAAGGCAGCGACCTGGGATTCTACGCCCAGTACGACTGGCGCGCGGCGCCGACGGTGCTCGTGTCGATCGGCGCGCGGCAGGACACGTTCACGCGGCCCGCCGGCGAGACGAACCTCTACGGTACGCAGATCGACCCGCGCGGTGGTGTTGTCGTGTTCCTGAGCGACCGCCTGGTGTTCCGGGGCGCGGTGGGACGGACGTACCGGGCGCCGACCTTCGACGAACTGGCGCCGGGGCTCTTCGGCAACCCGAACCTCCAGGCGGAAAGCGCGTGGTCTTACGACGCGAGCCTCGAGTACGCGCTGGCGGCGGGACTGACGCTGCAGGTCGACGGCTTCTACAAAGATGCGACGAACCTCATCACGTCGCCGCCGCCGCTGTTCATCCCGGTCAACGTCGGGCACGCGATCATATCGGGCGGCGCCATCGAGCTGGCCGGCCGGCTGTCGCCGCGGTGGTTCGTCAGGGCCAACTACACGGGCCAGCGCGCCCGAGATGTCGCGACGAATCTCGACATGATCTACGTGCCGCGGTCGATGGGCAACCTCGAGATCGACTACCGGCCCGGGGCGGGGGCGACGATCGCGCTCATCGTCGGCTACTCGGGGGAGACGTTCGCGGACGCCGCCAATACCACCGTGTTGCCGGGCTACTGGCTG
It encodes:
- a CDS encoding TonB-dependent receptor gives rise to the protein MHVPCCPAGLARRSAAAALAAMAVLLGPRLPGWAQPGPPPESTPPTFELPEVEVAGRRPQLPATTPASISVITAEEIAAMGALTVADALRVLPEVLIRSTGGPGSLTTMSIRGSPSTQSLIMLDGVPLNRPDQASVDLSTLPIQQVDHIEVLRGPFSAIYGSATIGGVVNIVTRGRPESSASARIGSYGETSNVLSIGGQSGTTTYLVQGVQTGSTGFAPDTDYTNSTVMAKLRWAAGGGDLTLTGDRLYHITGSPGPVPFQDMFARLWDGRTLLDLSWRTGRADGPGTLLRVYRIYDDVNFLSPGLAFQSDDAADFWGAQAQVVLAAGGGNLLTLGADYENEVIFHTDNGGVIFPDQGSDLGFYAQYDWRAAPTVLVSIGARQDTFTRPAGETNLYGTQIDPRGGVVVFLSDRLVFRGAVGRTYRAPTFDELAPGLFGNPNLQAESAWSYDASLEYALAAGLTLQVDGFYKDATNLITSPPPLFIPVNVGHAIISGGAIELAGRLSPRWFVRANYTGQRARDVATNLDMIYVPRSMGNLEIDYRPGAGATIALIVGYSGETFADAANTTVLPGYWLTTVTATWPLGGGYSVQGGVVNLFDVQYQDAQGFAEPGRRVFMSVSKSF